DNA sequence from the Armatimonadota bacterium genome:
TCGGCCATGTACCTCACCAGATCGGCGACGCGGCAGGCGTACCCCCATTCGTTATCGTACCAGGTGAAGGTCTTGACGAAGTTGTCGCCCAGCACGGTGGTGAGCGGCCCGTCCACGATCCCGGAGTAGGGGCTCCCTTTGAAGTCCATGGAGACCAGCTCCTCATCGGTGTAGCCCAGGATTCCCCGCATCTCTTCCGCGGCGTAGCGCTGGAAAGCGGCGTTGACGTCCGCCGCACTGACACCTTTCTCCAGCTCGCACACCAGGTCCACGATGGAGACCGTGGGGGTGGGGACGCGCATGGCGATGCCGTGCATCTTCCCCTGCAGCTCGGGCAGCACCAGGAAGATGGCCTTGGCCGCCCCGGTGGTCGCGGGGATGATGTTGAGCGCGGCGGCGCGGGCCTCGCGCAGGTTCTCCCCCACTACGTCCAGGATGCGCTGCGTGTTGGTGTAGGAGTGCACGGTGGTCATGAAACCGCGGCGGATGCCGAACTCCCGGGAGAGGACCTTCGCCGTCACGGCCAGAGCGTTGGTGGTGCAGGAGCCGTTGCTGATGATGGTGTGTCTGCGGGGGTCGTAGAGCTCGTGGTTCACCCCCATGTTCACAGTGATGTCCTCGCCCTTGGCCGGGGCGGTGATCACCACCTTCCGCGCCCCACCCTGCAGGTGACCGCGGGCCTTCTCTGCCTGGGTGAAGCGACCGGTGGACTCAATCACCAGCTCCACCCCTACCTGCCCCCAGGGGATGGCCGCCGGGTCGCGCTCCTGGAAGACCCGCATCGCCTGGCCGTCCACCACCAGCTCTCCGTCGCGGACTTCCACCGTACCCGAATAACGGCCGTAGTTGGAGTCGTAGCGGAAGAGGTGGGCATTGGTGGTCAGGTCGGCGATATCGTTGATGGCCACCACCTGCACCTTCCCCTCCCCGCGTTCGTGAATCGCCCGCAGGGACTGTCGCCCGATTCGACCGAACCCGTTGATCCCTACCCGCACCATAGGGCACCTCCCACCTCGCTCCTCGCCGCGCTGGCTGACCCACTGTCCGGTCAGCCACACCTCCCGGACACGCCCTCAGGGCGGGACGTCGCGGGCGCGCTTCACCCGCCGCAGGTAGGCCTCCAGCAGGTCGCGGCGGATGAAGCCCGCGTTGTCGAAGATGCGGATGCTGAAGGCGATCACCGCGCCCAGGTAGAGGTCCAGCCCCAGCAGGTCCCCCAGCCCGGCCAACAGCGCGGCGAACCCGGCGTTGACGATGAAGCCGGAGAGAAAGATGGCCAGGTCGAACCGCGCCTCCAGCTGCGCCCTCACCCCGCCCAGAATGGTGTCGATGGCCGCCAGGATGGCGATGGCCGTGTACTTGACATAGC
Encoded proteins:
- a CDS encoding small basic family protein produces the protein MTARRGIDVWLPLIGLLLGVLLGLLSPVQIPLGYVKYTAIAILAAIDTILGGVRAQLEARFDLAIFLSGFIVNAGFAALLAGLGDLLGLDLYLGAVIAFSIRIFDNAGFIRRDLLEAYLRRVKRARDVPP
- the gap gene encoding type I glyceraldehyde-3-phosphate dehydrogenase; this translates as MVRVGINGFGRIGRQSLRAIHERGEGKVQVVAINDIADLTTNAHLFRYDSNYGRYSGTVEVRDGELVVDGQAMRVFQERDPAAIPWGQVGVELVIESTGRFTQAEKARGHLQGGARKVVITAPAKGEDITVNMGVNHELYDPRRHTIISNGSCTTNALAVTAKVLSREFGIRRGFMTTVHSYTNTQRILDVVGENLREARAAALNIIPATTGAAKAIFLVLPELQGKMHGIAMRVPTPTVSIVDLVCELEKGVSAADVNAAFQRYAAEEMRGILGYTDEELVSMDFKGSPYSGIVDGPLTTVLGDNFVKTFTWYDNEWGYACRVADLVRYMA